The Halomicronema hongdechloris C2206 genome includes a window with the following:
- a CDS encoding ABC transporter permease — translation MLWTTAIVLLSLLLISPIAVVLSSILSESGDVWRHLATTVLPQYITNSLWLMLGVSLGVMLIGVTTAWLVTMCRFPGSRLFEWALLLPLAAPSYLLAYTYTDVLDYFGPVQTTLRTLFGWQRATDYWFPNIRSLEGAILLFSLTLYPYVYMLTRVSFLEQSTTTLEASRSLGCGPWRSVGTVALPLARPAIAAGLALALMETLNDFGTVQYFGVPTFTTGIYRTWFGMGEQTAAAQLAAVLLLFIFGLILLERWSRRQARYYQSQNRTHSLAVYRLRGWRAWTAWSICLLPILLGLLVPGGLLLQMAINHADQPLTYSFIDLANHSLILAGLTALLAVILSLIMAYGVRLQPKRILHLSVRIAAMGYAVPGAVIAVGILIPISRFDNAIDAWMRATFNISTGLLLSGTIVALIFAYLVRFLAVSFGAVESGLTKIRPSLDEASRSLGYSPTQTLMQVHAPLMGSSLLTALMLVFVDVMKELPATLVIRPFNFDTLAVQVYQYAADERLVEAAAPALSILLVGLLPVILLSWQIARAHPPNP, via the coding sequence GGCTGATGCTAGGCGTCAGCCTGGGTGTCATGCTCATCGGCGTGACCACTGCCTGGCTGGTGACCATGTGTCGCTTTCCCGGCAGTCGCCTGTTTGAGTGGGCCTTGCTCTTACCCTTGGCGGCTCCCTCCTATCTACTGGCCTACACCTATACAGACGTCCTGGACTACTTTGGTCCTGTGCAGACTACCCTACGCACCCTCTTTGGATGGCAGCGAGCAACGGACTATTGGTTCCCCAACATTCGCTCTTTGGAGGGAGCCATCCTACTGTTCAGCCTCACCCTCTATCCCTACGTCTACATGCTGACCCGGGTATCCTTTCTAGAACAGTCAACCACGACCCTAGAAGCCAGTCGCTCCCTAGGGTGTGGCCCTTGGCGAAGTGTTGGGACCGTGGCCCTGCCCTTGGCTCGGCCTGCGATCGCAGCCGGGCTGGCCCTGGCCTTAATGGAAACCCTAAACGACTTTGGCACCGTTCAGTATTTTGGCGTTCCCACCTTTACCACGGGCATCTACCGCACTTGGTTTGGCATGGGAGAACAGACGGCGGCGGCTCAATTGGCAGCAGTCCTGCTGCTCTTTATCTTTGGCCTGATCCTATTGGAGCGCTGGTCGCGACGGCAGGCGCGCTACTACCAAAGCCAGAACCGCACCCACTCCTTAGCAGTGTATCGACTGCGTGGTTGGCGAGCCTGGACAGCCTGGAGCATCTGCCTGTTGCCCATTCTGTTGGGATTACTGGTGCCCGGCGGGTTGCTCCTACAGATGGCCATCAACCATGCCGACCAACCCCTCACGTACTCCTTCATCGATCTGGCCAACCACAGCTTGATTCTGGCTGGACTCACGGCCCTACTGGCGGTCATCTTGTCGCTGATCATGGCCTATGGTGTGCGGCTACAACCCAAGCGGATATTGCATCTCAGTGTCCGTATTGCCGCCATGGGCTATGCCGTGCCCGGGGCTGTCATCGCCGTCGGCATCCTGATTCCCATCAGCCGCTTCGATAATGCCATCGACGCCTGGATGCGAGCCACGTTCAACATATCCACCGGCTTGCTACTTAGCGGGACCATCGTGGCCCTGATTTTTGCTTACCTGGTTCGCTTTCTGGCCGTGTCCTTCGGGGCAGTTGAATCCGGCCTCACTAAAATTCGTCCCAGCCTGGATGAAGCCTCCCGTAGCCTGGGCTATAGCCCCACCCAAACCCTGATGCAAGTGCATGCCCCCCTGATGGGCAGTAGCCTGCTCACCGCTCTGATGCTAGTATTCGTCGATGTCATGAAGGAACTACCGGCAACCCTGGTAATTCGACCCTTCAACTTCGATACGCTAGCCGTGCAAGTCTATCAATATGCCGCCGATGAACGGCTGGTCGAAGCCGCCGCTCCAGCCTTGAGCATCCTCTTGGTGGGCTTACTGCCGGTGATTTTACTCAGCTGGCAGATTGCCCGAGCTCATCCCCCCAACCCCTAG
- a CDS encoding rhomboid family intramembrane serine protease, with the protein MVPLRDENPIRITPYVTYGLIAVNVLVFLVEISLPPDALLAFFKSWAMVPEQLSTSFQGGVSVVNAEEWLTLITSQFLHAGLLHLGGNMLYLWIFGNNVEEQLGRVQFLGFYLLCGVLASLAQWYVAPESEIPSLGASGAIAGVMGAYIFRFPEVRILTFVPLGFLFTTLRIPAILYLGIWFLQQALYGVSSLEAPAMVGMEGGGVAYWAHAGGFVFGAVLGPLFGLFDRASASNQSLGADEQPPSPDPPES; encoded by the coding sequence GTGGTTCCTCTTCGCGACGAAAATCCCATTCGGATTACGCCCTATGTTACCTATGGCCTGATTGCGGTCAATGTGTTGGTGTTTTTGGTAGAAATCAGCCTGCCCCCGGATGCCCTACTGGCGTTTTTTAAGAGTTGGGCGATGGTACCAGAGCAACTCAGCACCAGTTTTCAAGGGGGGGTGTCGGTGGTCAACGCCGAGGAATGGTTGACCCTGATCACCAGTCAGTTTCTCCATGCTGGCTTATTGCATCTGGGGGGCAATATGCTCTACCTGTGGATTTTCGGCAACAATGTTGAGGAGCAACTGGGGCGGGTCCAATTTCTAGGGTTCTATCTGTTGTGTGGGGTGTTGGCCTCTCTGGCCCAGTGGTATGTGGCTCCTGAGTCCGAGATCCCATCCCTGGGCGCCAGTGGCGCCATTGCTGGGGTGATGGGGGCCTACATCTTCCGCTTTCCTGAAGTCCGCATCCTCACCTTTGTCCCCCTAGGCTTTTTATTCACGACCCTGCGGATTCCGGCGATTTTATACCTGGGCATCTGGTTTTTACAGCAGGCCCTCTACGGGGTGTCTAGCTTAGAAGCCCCTGCCATGGTGGGTATGGAAGGAGGTGGAGTCGCCTACTGGGCCCATGCTGGCGGATTTGTCTTTGGCGCTGTGTTGGGTCCCCTATTCGGTCTCTTTGATCGGGCCTCTGCCTCTAATCAGTCTCTCGGGGCCGATGAACAACCCCCTAGCCCCGATCCACCCGAGTCATAA
- a CDS encoding SDR family NAD(P)-dependent oxidoreductase, producing the protein MTHQLQSVAMVTGASSGIGRAIAQRLGQDGYRLALCARRQEELDTLQQELVAQGTAVITRPVDLRREADILAFFEDIRQRWGGVDVLINNAGLGHKQSLMDGETAAWRDMLEVNVLALCICTREATRDMRAKGGRGHVIHIGSMSGHRVPGGSGVYSATKFAVRSLTEGLRQELRATASDIRISSISPGFVQTEFAEKYHQSAAKATELYSQYSVLQPDDIAAAVAYILQQPDHVQVHDLLVRPTRQMS; encoded by the coding sequence GTGACTCATCAATTACAATCAGTGGCCATGGTAACCGGGGCCTCGAGTGGGATTGGCCGTGCCATCGCCCAGCGTCTGGGCCAAGACGGTTATCGTTTAGCCCTCTGTGCCCGTCGGCAGGAGGAACTAGACACCCTCCAACAGGAACTGGTAGCCCAGGGAACTGCGGTCATTACCCGACCGGTGGATCTACGTCGTGAGGCCGATATCCTCGCCTTCTTCGAGGATATTCGCCAACGTTGGGGTGGGGTAGATGTCTTGATCAACAATGCCGGGTTAGGGCACAAGCAGTCCCTGATGGATGGGGAAACTGCCGCCTGGCGAGACATGCTGGAGGTCAACGTGCTGGCCCTGTGTATCTGTACTCGGGAAGCCACTCGAGACATGCGGGCCAAGGGAGGGCGCGGCCATGTGATCCACATCGGCTCTATGTCGGGGCATCGGGTGCCCGGTGGCAGTGGGGTCTATTCGGCCACTAAGTTTGCCGTCCGTTCCCTGACGGAGGGCCTGCGCCAGGAACTGCGCGCGACTGCCTCAGACATTCGCATTTCCTCCATCAGTCCTGGCTTCGTGCAGACTGAATTTGCCGAGAAATATCATCAGAGTGCGGCCAAGGCCACCGAGCTTTATAGCCAGTACTCGGTGCTGCAGCCAGACGATATCGCAGCAGCCGTAGCCTATATCTTGCAGCAGCCCGACCATGTCCAGGTGCATGATTTGTTGGTTCGCCCTACCCGGCAAATGAGTTAG